In the Puntigrus tetrazona isolate hp1 chromosome 9, ASM1883169v1, whole genome shotgun sequence genome, one interval contains:
- the LOC122352140 gene encoding cytokine receptor-like factor 2 codes for MNSWSVYHLVALSLLFVPESSAEYNKNESPERRQSRASKNAVKRGGMENHGEQYNSAILDVDPDQIVFNISNSPHGIIVRWRTPDNIISPYCYDAEVQYKSQCVKDWKGGQSIQVRHQHKVYNLDLSSLSMKTNYDFRIRMKIWCINSNWSKWTKVESWENNEGVCMVEASTYIWVYILIIVLPLTTFLLVCLVTQQGVRRLIFPEVPDPKHFKNKIMDTEQFQWYGNLTHWNEECSTTDIEIIYKGEIEEQHQTLVTEPMHTLPEQHDSTYPIYSSETPCEITELPYSQSVMGYIAL; via the exons ATGAACAGCTGGAGTGTGTATCACCTGGTAGCCCTTTCCTTGCTCTTTGTTCCTGAGTCTAGTGCTGAGTATAATAAAAATG AGTCACCGGAAAGGCGTCAATCCAGGGCCAGCAAGAATGCTGTGAAGAGAGGAGGCATGGAGAACCACGGAGAAcaatataaca GTGCAATATTAGATGTTGACCCGGACcagattgtttttaatattagtaattCACCACATGGTATTATTGTAAGATGGAGGACCCCTGATAATATAATATCACCATATTGTTATGACGCTGAAGTGCAGTACAAGAGCCAGTGTGTCAAAGACTGGAAG GGAGGTCAGAGTATTCAAGTGAGACATCAACACAAGGTGTACAATTTGGACCTGTCCAGTCTCAGCATGAAAACAAATTACGATTTCAGAATAAGAATGAAGATCTGGTGTATAAACAGCAACTGGAGCAAGTGGACCAAAGTGGAAAGTTGGGAAAACAATGAAG GTGTTTGTATGGTAGAAGCATCCACCTACATTTGGGTTTACATTTTGATAATTGTGCTGCCACTAACCACATTTCTTCTAGTCTGTCTCGTGACTCAACAGGG AGTTAGAAGACTGATCTTTCCTGAAGTACCAGATCCCAAacacttcaaaaataaaatcatggaCACTGAACAGTTTCAG TGGTATGGAAACCTTACACATTGGAATGAGGAGTGCTCAACAACAGATATTGAGATCATTTACAAGGGTGAAATTGAAGAGCAACATCAAACTTTGGTAACTGAGCCCATGCACACCCTCCCAGAGCAACATGACAGCACATACCCCATCTACTCCTCTGAAACACCTTGTGAAATCACAGAACTACCGTACTCTCAAAGTGTGATGGGATATATTGCCCTTTAA